The DNA segment CAGCTAAGTGAAGATGAGGATTCCaacatttcttcaaatatttgaatagaaGTGGATATTTTTGAACCTAAGATTGAGAGTGAAATTATCATTTACTACATGGTCTAGTCCAGGGGTctccaaatttttttgaactgaGAGCtacttagaaaaaattaagtggCCAAGAGCTGGTTGCATCACATCgcacatatttattaatcaactgACTTAAGCTTATGCTCGTACACGTGTGAAATTGTAATACACAATGCTTATCAAAAATCACTCAACTCTAATACAATAACTTAATAACTCAACATCAAAGgtccaagaaaaaattagtACACTCACTCTTTTTAAAACTTAGTGAGATGACGGGCACTACATGGAGTCCACCAAAGAGGTGTATACTGGAGTGTATCCACTCAGGTTCAATCTAATAGAGTCATTTAAATGCTTATCAGTCAGTCTTGTTCTGAATTTAGATTTGATGACATTCATGTCAGAAAAAGCAACTTCACAAAGGTATGTCGAAccaaacaaaacataaattaccAGTGCTGCTTGGTGAATATTCTTGTAGTTTTTTGGGTCTACAAGGCTCCATAAATGTTGTGAGTGTTCGTGAGACTTAAGCTGAACATGATTCTGGAGATTTATAACCTCTATCTCCACAGGATTGACAGTGAACAGTTCAGCCATCTTTTCTGAAATCTCTGTGTTGTCTACCTCCATGAATGGGTTTGCAATGAATGCCACACATGGCTCCAGCTTATCAAAATCATTGAACCTATCCTCAAGCTCCTGGCCTAGCGTTGACATGAGGTCAGAATATGTATTGACATCCAGAACAAAGTCAGCCCCTGCATGGTTATCTAACATC comes from the Lepeophtheirus salmonis chromosome 4, UVic_Lsal_1.4, whole genome shotgun sequence genome and includes:
- the LOC121116235 gene encoding general transcription factor II-I repeat domain-containing protein 2B-like, with protein sequence MLDNHAGADFVLDVNTYSDLMSTLGQELEDRFNDFDKLEPCVAFIANPFMEVDNTEISEKMAELFTVNPVEIEVINLQNHVQLKSHEHSQHLWSLVDPKNYKNIHQAALVIYVLFGSTYLCEVAFSDMNVIKSKFRTRLTDKHLNDSIRLNLSGYTPVYTSLVDSM